A DNA window from Kineosporia corallincola contains the following coding sequences:
- a CDS encoding helix-turn-helix domain-containing protein: MTEPRRWRDSNHLERAIETAGGQAGFDASVQEMLDQARGWRLAELRKRRDLTQAQVADRMGVSTARVSQIENGDVSTQDVLQRYVESLGGTLKLIADFGDEQLKIA; encoded by the coding sequence GTGACTGAGCCGCGACGTTGGCGCGACAGCAATCATCTTGAACGGGCCATAGAGACAGCAGGCGGGCAGGCCGGCTTCGACGCCTCCGTGCAGGAGATGCTCGACCAGGCACGCGGCTGGCGCCTGGCTGAACTACGTAAGCGTCGAGACCTGACCCAGGCCCAGGTGGCTGATCGCATGGGCGTCAGCACCGCCCGGGTCTCACAAATCGAGAACGGCGACGTCTCCACCCAGGACGTACTACAGCGCTACGTCGAATCACTGGGCGGAACACTCAAACTCATCGCCGACTTCGGGGACGAGCAACTCAAGATCGCATAA